In a single window of the Tigriopus californicus strain San Diego chromosome 2, Tcal_SD_v2.1, whole genome shotgun sequence genome:
- the LOC131893455 gene encoding cytochrome c oxidase assembly factor 7 homolog, whose amino-acid sequence MSGFDLKNEEDVKEYLENLGVEYRFGCYHEKRADACHLLGDYLSAIKRDYRKAFKVYQKNCDERDAQLSCHNTAGYFASGKSGEKDWQKAYQYYVKGCELGHYASCFNAGSIDHHRALAPLAENENNPRDCQLLKRALGFFKKACDLGKSPDACFQYSTEMRQGVKDCIEADSREALKYSVMGCEEKSIQCCHNTSVAYKHGAGAPANPVLAEFYRKVTLDLNEQENEKQKQMKFGETGP is encoded by the exons ATGTCTGGATTTGATCTGAAAAACGAAGAGGATGTCAAAGAGTATCTTGAGAATTTGGGTGTTGAATATCGATTCGGATGTTATCATGAAAAGCGAGCCGACG CTTGCCATTTATTGGGCGACTATTTATCGGCCATCAAGCGCGACTATCGGAAGGCCTTTAAGGTGTATCAAAAGAATTGTGACGAACGTGATGCTCAACTTTCTTGCCACAACACGGCAGGCTATTTTGCGTCCGGTAAAAGTGGAGAAAAAGATTGG CAAAAAGCCTATCAATACTATGTCAAAGGATGCGAGCTGGGCCATTATGCGTCGTGTTTCAATGCCGGATCGATTGATCATCATCGGGCATTGGCACCATTGGCGGAGAACGAGAACAACCCTCGCGACTGCCAGCTCCTGAAGAGGGCCTTGGGCTTTTTCAAGAAAGCCTGTGACTTGGGTAAGAGTCCGGATGCTTGCTTCCAATACTCGACCGAGATGCGTCAAGGAGTCAAGGATTGCATCGAG GCCGATTCGAGAGAGGCCCTGAAGTACTCGGTGATGGGGTGTGAAGAGAAAAGCATCCAGTGTTGTCACAATACGAGTGTTGCTTACAAGCATGGCGCCGGAGCCCCGGCCAATCCCGTGTTGGCCGAGTTCTATCGAAAAGTCACCCTCGATCTGAACGAACAGGAAAACGAGAAGCAAAAACAGATGAAATTCGGCGAGACTGGTCCTTGA
- the LOC131893442 gene encoding acyl-coenzyme A thioesterase 9, mitochondrial-like: MSALKIALRSLTRLPGRHGTCPATPGIAASSYSVRWISLLRPPGFDMNAPCEQTALEMVEHLSDAVIGGPKNYDPAAFQRQRESLMEFLPPSQSDLPPRKMVDSFDQALIPLGSDRKLRDRYLTQFGGVRVGRLLEDMDIFAVHLVFKHMLNPRQAVGNLQSPFSIVTALVDRIDVKMNIPSDQDIKLMGHVTWVGKSSVESTLELWQLRDGDWVHVTDATFVMVVRDPINKGSSFVNPLVVETDVEKALLNRGERNKIARYAMTTESLFKNPPSEEEKRLIHDFFISTVDHKALSFKARVKPPNSVWMEDAKLKNILICQPEYRNRFNKIFGGFIMRQAFELAWANTFVYSGQRPYTNHMDDILFRMPVDVGSLLYFNSQICYTEGNRIQTRVSAEILDPTTGNLSLSNVFQYTFSVDGQPAPSIVPKSYHEAMMYLEGRRHFLNSTTDH, from the exons ATGTCCGCCCTAAAGATCGCACTCCGTTCCTTGACACGCCTACCTGGCCGACATGGCACCTGTCCAGCCACGCCTGGAATTGCCGCCTCGTCGTACTCGGTTCGTTGGATATCGCTCCTGCGTCCGCCCGGATTCGACATGAACGCGCCGTGCGAGCAGACCGCACTGGAAATGGTCGAGCATCTCTCGGACGCCGTGATCGGCGGCCCCAAGAACTACGATCCGGCCGCATTCCAACGTCAACGCGAATCGCTCATGGAGTTCTTGCCACCATCACAGTCTGATCTACCTCCCCGGAAGATGGTGGACTCCTTTGATCAGGCCTTGATCCCCCTGGGCAGTGATCGCAAG CTCAGGGACCGATATCTGACCCAGTTTGGCGGGGTTCGCGTGGGTCGATTGCTCGAGGACATGGATATCTTTGCCGTTCATCTCGTGTTCAAGCACATGTTGAATCCCCGACAAGCCGTGGGCAACCTTCAGTCccccttttccattgtcaCGGCTTTGGTCGATCGCATCGATGTCAAAATGAATATCCCTTCGGACCAGGATATCAAGCTCATGGGCCACGTGACTTGGGTGGGCAAATCTTCGGTCGAGTCCACATTGGAGTTGTGGCAGTTGCGGGACGGAGATTGGGTCCACGTGACCGATGCCACGTTTGTCATGGTGGTGCGGGATCCCATCAATAAAGGCTCGAGTTTTGTGAATCCTTTGGTGGTGGAGACGGATGTGGAGAAGGCGTTGTTGAATCGGGGCGAGCGGAATAAAATCGCCCGATATGCCATGACCACGGAGTCTTTGTTCAAGAATCCACCCTCGGAGGAGGAGAAGCGACTGATCCATGACTTTTTCATCAGTACCGTCGACCATAAGGCCCTGTCGTTCAAGGCCAGGGTGAAACCGCCCAACAGCGTTTGGATGGAGGACGCCAAGTTGAAGAATATTCTCATTTGTCAGCCGGAATATCGGAACAGGTTCAACAAGATCTTTGGCGGATTCATCATGAGACAAGCCTTTGAGCTGGCTTGGGCTAATACTTTTGTTTACTCGGGCCAAAGGCCGTATACCAATCATATGGATGACATCCTTTTTCGAATGCCCGTGGACGTGGGATCCCTGCTTTACTTTAACTCTCAG ATCTGCTACACAGAAGGGAATCGCATTCAGACTCGAGTCTCGGCCGAGATCTTGGACCCGACCACTGGAAATCTGTCCCTGTCCAATGTCTTCCAATATACATTCAGCGTGGATGGCCAACCAGCTCCGTCCATCGTACCCAAATCTTACCATGAGGCCATGATGTATCTTGAGGGCCGAAGACATTTCCTGAATTCCACCACCGACCATTGA